One segment of Pan paniscus chromosome 20, NHGRI_mPanPan1-v2.0_pri, whole genome shotgun sequence DNA contains the following:
- the LOC129394734 gene encoding putative methyl-CpG-binding domain protein 3-like 3, translated as MMPWALQKKREIHMAKAHRRRAARSALPMRLTSCIFQRPVTRIRSHPDNQVRRRKGDEHLEKPQQLCAYRRLHALQPCSSQGEGSSPLHLESVLSILAAGTASESLDRAGAERVHSPLEPTPGQFPAVAGGPTPGMGCQLPPPLSGQLVTPADIRRQARRVKKARERLAKALQADRLARQAEMLTCR; from the coding sequence ATGATGCCCTGGGCTTTACAGAAGAAACGAGAAATCCACATGGCCAAGGCCCATCGGAGACGAGCTGCGAGGTCTGCTCTCCCCATGAGACTCACCAGCTGCATCTTCCAGAGGCCGGTGACGAGGATCAGGTCTCATCCTGACAACCAGGTCAGACGCAGAAAAGGGGATGAGCACCTGGAGAAGCCGCAGCAACTCTGCGCCTACCGGAGACTGCACGCCCTGCAGCCCTGCAGCAGCCAAGGAGAAGGTTCAAGTCCACTGCATTTGGAGAGCGTCTTAAGTATCCTTGCAGCGGGGACGGCCAGTGAATCTCTGGACAGAGCTGGTGCTGAGCGTGTCCACAGCCCGCTTGAGCCCACCCCTGGGCAGTTTCCAGCTGTGGCAGGGGGGCCAACCCCAGGAATGGGTTGTCAGCTCCCACCGCCCCTCTCTGGCCAATTGGTGACTCCTGCAGATATCCGGAGACAGGCCAGGAGGGTGAAGAAAGCCAGGGAGAGACTGGCCAAGGCCTTGCAGGCAGACAggctggccaggcaggcagaAATGCTGACATGTAGATGA
- the LOC100968488 gene encoding methyl-CpG-binding domain protein 3-like 2, whose amino-acid sequence MMPWALQKKREIHMAKAHRRRAARSALPMRLTSCIFQRPVTRIRSHPDNQVRRRKGDEHLEKPQQLCAYRRLQALQPCSSQGEGSSPLHLESVLSILAAGTASESLDRADAERVHSPLEPTPGQFPAVAGGPTPGMGCQLPPPLSGQLVTPADIRRQARRVKKARERLAKALQADRLARQAEMLTGG is encoded by the coding sequence ATGATGCCCTGGGCTTTACAGAAGAAACGAGAAATCCACATGGCCAAGGCCCATCGGAGACGAGCTGCGAGGTCTGCTCTCCCCATGAGACTCACCAGCTGCATCTTCCAGAGGCCGGTGACGAGGATCAGGTCTCATCCTGACAACCAGGTCAGACGCAGAAAAGGGGATGAGCACCTGGAGAAGCCGCAGCAACTCTGCGCCTACCGGAGACTGCAGGCCCTGCAGCCCTGCAGCAGCCAAGGAGAAGGTTCAAGTCCACTGCATTTGGAGAGCGTCTTAAGTATCCTTGCAGCGGGGACGGCCAGTGAATCTCTGGACAGAGCTGATGCTGAGCGTGTCCACAGCCCGCTTGAGCCCACCCCTGGGCAGTTTCCAGCTGTGGCAGGGGGGCCAACCCCAGGAATGGGTTGTCAGCTCCCACCGCCCCTCTCTGGCCAATTGGTGACTCCTGCAGATATCCGGAGACAGGCCAGGAGGGTGAAGAAAGCCAGGGAGAGACTGGCCAAGGCCTTGCAGGCAGACAggctggccaggcaggcagaAATGCTGACAGGTGGATGA